In Candidatus Desulfofervidus auxilii, one genomic interval encodes:
- a CDS encoding ATP-dependent helicase — protein MMQKFIRFLKQNTTKEQYEAITYTKGPLLVTAGAGSGKTRVITFKIAYLIKKGLSPDRILAVTFTNKAANEMKERVKELTGFTPPWIRTFHSACVRILRKYGPVIGIKPEFKIATETDQKNMIKEVMKGQKERERKRMLLLITNLKNNHPAYVLRQDHRFIQPICRKLALQLRLKANGAYYYYLNYEKIKKKYEYLDFDDLLLKSLELFQFQPEVRKKVQNYFEYILVDEYQDTNNVQEQIIGHLMRKGNITVVGDDYQSIYGFRGAVIQNFLDFKKKYQAKTVVLGCNFRSVKTIVEASSKLIKNNLGQVHKDLYAYDKTEIPVCIKSFEDEYQEAQCIPGIIRGLAEHRGCDYKDIAVLYRSAYISYILQHELIKQGIPVIVVGNNFFFKKKEIKIIILFLRMVFQNDKLALMQFLEENFLKGFGKKGLERLKKYVETLSTVLDIVKETECGKEFTRQQKMTLRALKEGIETVKKYNKSADAIQAFLEAFPNVFSRYLIAISDDKEQLQERKRSVNEFLSFAKSHQDINGLLEEIALLTDKVANVNEKDAVHLMTVHQAKGLEWKAVIVLGAEEEIFPTRHALTPAKIEEERRLFYVAITRAKKYLLITHAFWRNNWDNALKISRFVKEIPRECVIEDGL, from the coding sequence ATGATGCAAAAATTTATCCGTTTCTTAAAACAAAATACCACTAAAGAACAATATGAGGCCATTACTTATACCAAAGGGCCTTTACTAGTCACTGCTGGGGCAGGGAGTGGCAAAACACGAGTAATTACCTTTAAAATAGCTTATCTGATTAAAAAAGGCCTTTCTCCTGACCGCATTCTGGCGGTTACTTTTACTAACAAGGCGGCTAATGAAATGAAGGAGCGGGTTAAGGAATTAACAGGATTTACTCCACCCTGGATCCGGACTTTCCATAGTGCATGTGTAAGGATATTGCGTAAATATGGTCCTGTGATTGGCATTAAACCAGAATTTAAGATAGCTACCGAAACTGACCAAAAAAATATGATAAAGGAGGTAATGAAAGGCCAAAAAGAGAGGGAAAGAAAACGGATGTTGCTTTTAATCACTAATTTAAAGAATAACCATCCTGCCTATGTCTTAAGGCAAGACCACCGGTTTATTCAGCCTATTTGTAGAAAGCTGGCCCTGCAATTGAGGTTGAAGGCAAATGGGGCATATTACTATTATTTGAATTATGAAAAGATAAAGAAAAAATATGAGTATCTTGATTTTGATGATTTGCTTCTTAAATCTCTTGAGCTATTCCAATTTCAACCAGAGGTGAGAAAGAAAGTTCAAAACTATTTTGAGTATATCCTGGTGGATGAATATCAGGACACTAATAATGTTCAAGAACAAATTATTGGACACTTAATGCGAAAAGGGAATATTACGGTAGTGGGAGATGATTATCAAAGCATCTATGGTTTTAGGGGGGCAGTAATCCAAAATTTTTTAGACTTTAAGAAAAAATACCAAGCAAAAACGGTTGTTTTAGGATGTAATTTCAGGTCAGTAAAAACCATTGTGGAGGCCTCAAGTAAACTGATTAAAAACAATTTAGGCCAGGTGCATAAAGACCTATATGCCTACGATAAAACCGAAATCCCAGTTTGTATTAAGTCATTTGAGGACGAATACCAAGAAGCTCAATGTATTCCAGGCATAATTCGGGGATTAGCCGAACACAGAGGTTGTGATTATAAAGATATAGCAGTGCTATACCGAAGTGCGTATATCTCTTATATCTTGCAACATGAATTAATCAAACAAGGCATTCCAGTGATAGTCGTGGGAAATAATTTTTTCTTTAAGAAGAAGGAGATAAAGATTATTATTTTGTTTTTACGGATGGTGTTTCAAAACGATAAATTGGCCTTGATGCAATTTTTAGAAGAGAATTTCTTAAAAGGCTTTGGGAAAAAGGGGTTGGAAAGGCTCAAAAAATACGTTGAAACTTTAAGCACTGTTTTAGATATAGTGAAGGAGACAGAATGTGGAAAGGAGTTTACAAGACAACAAAAAATGACCCTTCGGGCCCTTAAAGAAGGAATAGAAACCGTTAAAAAATATAATAAAAGTGCTGATGCCATTCAGGCCTTTTTAGAAGCCTTCCCGAACGTATTCAGTCGTTATCTAATAGCTATTTCTGATGATAAAGAACAACTACAAGAGCGAAAAAGGAGTGTAAATGAATTTTTATCCTTTGCTAAGTCTCATCAAGACATAAATGGCTTATTGGAGGAAATTGCCCTTTTAACAGACAAAGTGGCCAACGTAAATGAGAAAGATGCCGTGCATCTGATGACTGTTCATCAAGCCAAAGGATTAGAATGGAAGGCAGTGATTGTGCTTGGGGCTGAAGAAGAAATCTTTCCTACCAGACATGCCTTAACTCCAGCAAAAATTGAAGAAGAAAGAAGGCTTTTTTATGTAGCCATCACCAGGGCTAAAAAATATCTATTAATCACCCATGCATTTTGGCGCAATAACTGGGACAATGCACTAAAAATCTCTCGATTTGTAAAAGAAATCCCTAGAGAATGCGTGATAGAGGATGGGCTATAG
- a CDS encoding CoA-binding protein, with protein MWQRNIIIDQKELKSLLEETRVIAIIGLKNDPNGPSYQVASYLKKAGYKIIPVNPKLTEVLGERAYPNLKTITQPVDIVDIFRASHRVKVHTQEVLELRPKAAWMQAGIENWEVAEIWAQSGIKVVMNRCIMAEHAVLLGSEETPFCPVSFPKKGV; from the coding sequence ATGTGGCAGCGAAATATTATTATTGACCAAAAGGAATTGAAATCTTTGTTAGAAGAAACAAGGGTTATTGCCATTATTGGTTTAAAAAATGACCCTAATGGACCTAGTTATCAAGTAGCTTCTTATTTGAAAAAGGCAGGCTATAAAATTATTCCCGTTAATCCTAAATTAACTGAAGTATTGGGAGAGAGGGCTTACCCTAATCTAAAAACTATCACTCAACCTGTAGACATTGTAGACATCTTCCGAGCCTCACATCGGGTAAAGGTGCATACTCAAGAGGTGCTAGAACTCAGACCAAAGGCGGCTTGGATGCAAGCGGGGATTGAAAATTGGGAAGTAGCTGAAATTTGGGCTCAGAGCGGGATTAAGGTAGTAATGAATCGCTGCATCATGGCTGAACACGCGGTTTTATTAGGCAGTGAGGAAACGCCTTTTTGTCCTGTATCTTTTCCTAAAAAGGGAGTATAA
- a CDS encoding DUF5615 family PIN-like protein, whose protein sequence is MVTNDKDFGELVFRMRKPHKGVILLRLEDERSENKIAVLQRVLESYSDKLVNNFIIVTEKTVRIVKESRGKL, encoded by the coding sequence TTGGTTACCAATGATAAAGATTTTGGCGAACTTGTATTCCGCATGAGAAAACCACACAAAGGTGTAATCCTTTTGCGATTAGAAGATGAACGGTCTGAGAATAAAATTGCTGTATTACAGCGAGTATTAGAGTCCTACTCTGACAAGCTTGTCAATAATTTTATAATCGTGACTGAGAAAACTGTCCGTATTGTTAAAGAAAGTAGGGGTAAACTATGA
- a CDS encoding phospholipase D-like domain-containing protein: MNKIQLVYHDKESSRGGESPFDKVITAIVRNEDVSIVCPYIGMKYFERIIKLANYWRLITDVEEWICSHNKKERQKIKNFISEKSSSIHHYRDIHAKVVIGNSKAFIGSSNLTEKGITERVEMGVFIEEKELVVELQNWFRDLWDKSESINTQALDEYILSISSLPSYNEIYNTIGGLPSKSTSIKAKLVDDVGTSVQNIIKNYKESHQRLVTCIKKLAPNRKWINDYFDLAKDLIEFTSLKSNDPRLVMSITKRGRIPITINQRYVLNPEYNGKIGLIMPLDYEMEDYTKDGVVQIDDGYFFRNKIREALWVVFERKNRIEFSDSLKSYWKQAVMTELERSKISGFKRFHEPIVYEAIMNISYRKRLLDEIFYDNV, encoded by the coding sequence ATGAATAAAATTCAATTAGTTTATCATGACAAAGAAAGCTCAAGAGGGGGCGAATCCCCTTTTGACAAAGTCATAACAGCAATCGTTAGAAATGAAGATGTATCTATAGTATGTCCTTATATCGGGATGAAATATTTTGAGAGAATCATTAAATTAGCTAATTATTGGCGTCTTATTACAGATGTTGAGGAATGGATATGTTCTCATAACAAAAAAGAAAGACAAAAGATTAAAAATTTTATCTCGGAAAAATCGTCGAGTATCCATCATTACAGGGATATCCATGCAAAGGTCGTTATAGGAAATAGTAAGGCCTTCATAGGCTCATCTAATCTTACAGAGAAAGGAATAACGGAACGAGTGGAAATGGGTGTTTTTATTGAAGAAAAGGAACTAGTGGTGGAGCTTCAAAATTGGTTTCGTGATCTATGGGACAAATCAGAATCAATAAATACTCAAGCTTTAGATGAGTATATATTATCGATTAGCTCATTACCCTCTTATAATGAGATATACAATACCATAGGTGGTTTACCCTCAAAGTCAACATCGATTAAGGCAAAGTTGGTAGATGATGTTGGAACCAGTGTTCAAAACATAATAAAAAACTATAAAGAATCTCACCAACGTTTGGTTACGTGTATTAAAAAATTAGCACCAAATAGAAAATGGATAAATGACTATTTTGATTTAGCTAAAGACCTTATCGAGTTTACCAGTCTTAAAAGCAACGATCCAAGACTTGTGATGTCCATTACCAAAAGGGGCAGAATACCGATTACCATCAATCAAAGATATGTATTGAATCCTGAATATAATGGCAAAATTGGTTTAATTATGCCTCTTGACTATGAGATGGAGGATTACACAAAAGATGGAGTTGTGCAGATAGATGATGGGTATTTTTTTAGAAATAAAATCCGTGAAGCTCTTTGGGTAGTGTTTGAAAGAAAAAATAGAATCGAGTTTTCCGACAGTTTAAAAAGTTATTGGAAACAAGCGGTAATGACCGAATTAGAGCGAAGTAAAATATCGGGATTTAAGAGATTTCATGAGCCAATTGTTTATGAAGCAATAATGAATATCTCCTATAGGAAAAGATTACTAGATGAAATTTTTTATGACAATGTTTAA
- a CDS encoding DUF433 domain-containing protein, whose translation MEQKQLLERIVLNPKIMVGKPVIRGTRLTVQYILNLLAHGATIDEILQEYKGLTKEDILACLLYASETLEDTTFMPLVEAV comes from the coding sequence ATGGAGCAAAAGCAATTACTTGAACGCATTGTGTTAAACCCTAAAATTATGGTAGGAAAACCAGTCATTAGAGGCACGCGGTTAACAGTGCAGTACATTTTGAATCTATTAGCACATGGAGCAACCATTGATGAAATTCTCCAAGAATACAAGGGATTAACAAAGGAAGATATTTTAGCCTGTTTGCTGTACGCTTCTGAAACACTCGAGGACACAACATTTATGCCTTTGGTAGAGGCGGTTTAG
- a CDS encoding methyl viologen-reducing hydrogenase — translation MALKVVEEWFNACAGCEVSILNIGENLVDLLSELEFVHMPFLIDHKYYGQTGEGTQVEIPEADVAIVSGGVRTEEQKEILQKIREKCKTLVALGTCAINGGIPAMANMWKREEILNAIYSSLPSEVPAWLDRVYAIDEIAKVDIYIPGCPPHPQNINEAINALLKGETWSLPERSVCDTCPTRREKKASSGTTKRFFENLTFSPEESLDTMRCVMEQGFICLGPVTRAGCRGDSDAPRCIRARVGCRGCFGPIRKGAKPMVDMMSAWSSIGLSPQGVPDRRALLNRFIGAHNNLRPLPKR, via the coding sequence ATGGCGCTCAAGGTAGTAGAAGAATGGTTTAATGCCTGTGCAGGGTGTGAGGTTAGTATCCTAAATATAGGAGAAAACCTGGTTGATTTATTATCAGAATTGGAATTTGTTCACATGCCTTTTTTGATAGACCACAAATATTATGGTCAAACTGGTGAAGGCACTCAGGTAGAAATACCTGAGGCAGATGTGGCCATTGTTTCTGGAGGAGTGAGGACCGAGGAACAAAAAGAAATTCTTCAAAAAATAAGGGAAAAATGTAAAACATTAGTAGCCTTAGGCACTTGTGCCATAAATGGTGGTATTCCTGCCATGGCCAATATGTGGAAAAGGGAAGAGATATTAAATGCTATTTATTCTTCCTTGCCTTCAGAGGTGCCAGCCTGGTTAGACCGCGTATATGCCATAGATGAAATAGCTAAAGTAGATATTTATATCCCAGGTTGCCCACCTCATCCTCAAAATATTAATGAGGCTATTAATGCTTTGTTAAAAGGAGAAACTTGGTCTTTACCAGAGAGGAGTGTGTGTGATACCTGCCCCACGCGTCGGGAAAAGAAGGCCAGTAGTGGGACCACCAAGCGATTCTTTGAAAACTTAACTTTTTCTCCTGAAGAATCCTTGGATACCATGCGCTGTGTTATGGAACAGGGTTTTATTTGTCTGGGTCCAGTAACCAGGGCAGGTTGCCGAGGGGATAGTGACGCTCCCAGATGTATCAGGGCTAGAGTAGGATGTCGTGGCTGTTTTGGTCCCATAAGAAAAGGGGCAAAACCCATGGTAGACATGATGTCTGCCTGGTCTTCTATTGGTCTTAGTCCTCAGGGTGTGCCAGATAGAAGGGCCTTACTTAATCGGTTTATCGGGGCACATAATAATTTAAGACCATTACCTAAAAGATAA
- a CDS encoding NAD(P)H-dependent glycerol-3-phosphate dehydrogenase: protein MSSIAILGAGSWGTALALLLAEKGLRVRLWVHGKETYQSLIEHRENIYYLPGAKLSPNIFPTQSFAQALGGQQDIVMVVPSHAYRMVLKQALPYLQSDCHIISATKGIETQTLLTMSEVTKQVLKGFSYTYTVLSGPSFAKEVSQHFPTAVTVASSQQETALHTQKLFSTPYFRAYTHHDVLGVELGGALKNVMAIAAGICDGLGLGHNARAALITRGLVEMTRLGVKLGAGSKTFAGLSGLGDLVLTCTSCLSRNYTVGKRLGKGEGIKEILSSMRMIAEGIKTTHSAYFLSQREKIEMPITSEVYAILYQGKSPLEGLKDLLSRTLKREFW, encoded by the coding sequence ATGTCTTCTATAGCCATTTTAGGGGCAGGAAGCTGGGGAACCGCCCTAGCCTTATTACTGGCAGAAAAAGGATTAAGGGTAAGACTTTGGGTTCATGGAAAGGAGACATACCAATCTTTAATTGAACACAGAGAAAACATTTATTATCTGCCAGGGGCCAAGTTATCCCCTAATATTTTCCCTACCCAATCTTTTGCGCAGGCATTAGGAGGACAACAGGATATTGTGATGGTGGTGCCTTCTCATGCTTACAGAATGGTACTTAAACAGGCCCTACCTTATCTCCAATCTGATTGCCACATTATCTCGGCTACAAAAGGAATAGAGACTCAGACCTTATTGACTATGTCTGAAGTTACTAAACAGGTATTAAAGGGTTTTTCTTACACCTATACTGTGCTTTCAGGCCCAAGCTTTGCTAAAGAAGTAAGCCAGCATTTTCCTACCGCCGTCACAGTAGCTTCTTCCCAACAGGAAACCGCATTACATACCCAGAAATTGTTTTCCACCCCCTATTTTCGTGCTTATACCCATCATGATGTTTTGGGAGTGGAGCTAGGAGGGGCATTAAAAAATGTCATGGCTATTGCGGCTGGGATTTGCGATGGTTTAGGACTAGGACATAATGCCCGTGCTGCTTTGATTACTAGAGGTCTAGTAGAAATGACGCGCCTGGGGGTGAAGCTAGGGGCTGGATCAAAAACCTTTGCTGGACTTTCAGGACTAGGAGACCTGGTTTTGACTTGCACCAGTTGTTTAAGCCGAAATTACACAGTAGGCAAACGCTTAGGAAAGGGAGAGGGTATTAAAGAAATCCTTTCTTCCATGCGGATGATAGCTGAGGGGATAAAGACTACGCATTCAGCCTATTTTCTATCCCAAAGAGAAAAAATAGAAATGCCCATCACCTCTGAGGTTTATGCCATACTTTATCAAGGGAAATCCCCCTTAGAGGGCCTTAAAGATTTATTGAGTAGAACACTAAAAAGGGAATTTTGGTAA